The Passer domesticus isolate bPasDom1 chromosome 15, bPasDom1.hap1, whole genome shotgun sequence nucleotide sequence TGGGAGGACAACTTCCCCTTTCTCCACAAGGTTCACAGAGCTAACACTTCGGATTGGTGCAGGGCTGCAAGACAGAACCAACAAATGCCGTTCTCAGATGCCAGAATCTCTTCGGCACCAGGAAGAAGTGCTGGAAGTGAAGAATGGTGCAATGTCCTGGAGCCAGGGGGACTCTGAGTTAAGGCTGTTCCAAAGCTCCTTGGGTCTGTGTCTAACCATTAAAACACATTATTAGCATAATTAAGGCATTGTACAGCAGATTATTAGAGAATATTTACTGCACACATTACTGAACTTTAAAGAATGTGAGCACAAAaaaaccatttaaaataaatgctagcGAAGATCTGGGCATTTCTGCAATTGCCACCCAGAATGTTACCTTGGCACTGGAGCAAAGgctttttcttctgctgatTCATCCAGGGGTCTTGTGTATGATGATGGAAACCATCCTTTTCTGTAAAGGGAAAGGTCTTTTACATTATATAAAATTGGAAAGATCTTTCAAAATACAACAGTAGACTCAGCAAACAGATTTAACTTTTGAAGAAACCAATTTCTGATTATGCCAAATTAGTGTGTAAAACCAAATATGTGCAGAGATTTTTCATTAGAGGGAGACCCCAAGTCCCTAGTCAGTGACAGCCAGTAAAAAAGATGGAAAACCATTTCCTAATATCTGCTAACATAATCTGGTGAGACACACTGTTACTTCATGTTCAAGGTGGGTAATGATTATCTTACAGTCTGGTTGTGTCATGCTCCCCATAAAGCCAGCCATCCTTTTCCTCAGCCACCAGCAGGGTGATGATATCCCCCTGGGCAAAGCTGAGCAGGGTCTTGTTGTTTCCAGCAGTATGAGGGAAGATTGTCTTCACTTTCTGCCTTTTCATTATATTCAATCCCGTGGCAACAGAAGTTGAACGTGATAAACTGGCATCATCTGAATTCTCTGtcaaaaacaggaaaaaaaattagacacacagaaataaatgcaattagtaatctgagaggaaaaaataaaggaaaactcAAGTGAAAATGGACTTCTGAGACTTTGCACTGAGACACCTCTCACTGCCAATGTTTCTTATCACCATGAAGTTCTTAACTGCATATGCCTTTACATGCACACAACCAGCATAATAAAGTGGAGCCAACAGGCAGAAAAAGTTCTGTGAGTTTTAACTGGTTACTTCTTTCCTCTTTTGGCATGAAAAGTACTAAACAATCACAGCTATAAAAGGCCTTTGAAAATTTTCCCTTCTGAAAAATGGAACTGTGTATAAAATCCAATTGACACTTTCAAATGTGCCTCAGCACTCAGCTTCAGCATTGAGAAGACTTGCAGGTACTCAGCACTTTCTGGACACCAGAAGTTTATCAAAACAGATATAAGGAAGGCTTAAAACTCTATGTTATTTGACTAGTACAATATAttgtaaatgtatttttaaggaAGAAATGCTGGAATTTCTATGACACATTGAAGAGTTCTGTGTTTCTTATGCTGTGGTCTAGCCTAGTTGTTTCCCATATCACAGAAAGTATAAAAAACAATTTATCAGACACTTGGGAAGCAAATCTTATAAGGATTTTAAATTTCAGGAAATGAACTACAAGACTGTCTGCATCTTCTTCCATGTGCATTTCTCCCTTACTGCTACATGCCCTTAAAGTAAGCCAGAGTGAGACTGTCAGTGTTTGTTTGTGTGCACTGAAACACTCAGATGTATCCTGTTCAAAATCATGGAATGCCTTCTGCTGATGACATTTCAAGCCATGAGAGCAGTTAAGTTGGGTTAATCAGTGATACACAGAAAgtaattaaaatagaaattactTATCCTGACCTGCATTTAACACATCTCTCTCCTTTTAGGTAAATTATATAAATCCTTTGTAAAGACAATTTCTTACTCTATAAATCCTAAAATTCACATCATCGTGGtaccagagcagccctgaggtaATTTTGAACACTGCAGGCTGTCATTCACACTTACCCAGTCTGCAGAGAAGGGACACTCACCTGCTGAGTGGTTCAGTTTTTCAGAAGGTGctttgggagctgctgcaggattgTTGAACATATCCACGAGTGGGCTCGTGTACGCCCTGCCCGTGGGAGCTGGGGGCACTTTGGATGCATTTTCTTGGTGAGGATAAAAATCATTTCCAATCTGGAGCCACAAAAACAACAGTAACACAATACTGAGGGAACAGCAGTAACTTTTTTGCAAGATTAAATTCTAGAGAGCAATGCTTAAATGTTCCTGAAGGATACACATTTAAACATGACCTAAAGCCCATGTGTGCCTATGGAATTGCTGATCGAAGGTTTGTAAGAGGCTTGCTCAACACTTGCTAGTGGGAAGGCTACAATAGCCTTTTTTCAGCAAACAGCATGATGATCTCCagatttttgtttcttgtttaGAAGCTTACTCTAATCTTCTAGAAATTCAACAACTAACGATGACACAGCATACAAACCAGCAGAAATGAGAATTTCACCTGTACTCCAATAAGCTAATAATCatgaaaggaagaaggaaagaaaacagaaaataacatttttcttaaGTTTGCATTGAACTATTGACTATGTAATGCTATTACTTAGAGACAAGAATGTAGGAAATGGAATGACTGGAACAAAAGTAGCCCTGAGGCTGAGTTCTGCAGGAGAAGCCCTGGGCACCCAGCTGAGAATGAGCTCCAACTCGTGCTCCTCCCTTCTCTGCTGTGTATTTTCCTCatagcagagctgcagcttaATGCTCTTGGTTCCCTACCCCAGCCCAGTACATTCCAGCTGAGATACACCATGCTGAGGTCCAGCAGAACCTCTTGAAGCCCCTGCACCCcactgcagagcccagggccacGAGGAGCAGCCTACCAGGGTGTTTCTCTTCACCATCGGCGAGGGCTGCGGCGTTCCCGACACCGGCGTGGAGCCAGGGGTCCTGATTTCATCTATCATCATTCTCACTTTTTCAGGCACTTTGGTGGCATCACTACAGATTTCCTCCCAGCCAGGCAGCTTGGATTTTAGGAAGTCTGCACACTGTGTCAAATTCAAAGATACTTGTCAAAGATAGGCTTTGTCATAAAATTGCACAAATTTACTGGTTAACTTTCATGATACCAAAATGTTTACACCAGCAGAATGGAAGTATTTTCTAAGATTCTTCTACGGAATACCTCTTTGAAACAAATAAGATGTTGTAAAAACAACTCTTTTGCAGGGTCATATATTGGAAGTACCCGATCAgtccatgtatttttttttgatacatgatttaaaaaaatttacagTAATCCTTGATTTTTACTACAATACATTTAATAGAATAGTGTATTGTAAACATTTTCTGTGAGCTGGGCACAACACTTGTCTGGCACTTCAGTTCTTCTTAGCTATTTTTAACAGGCTGGTCTACATGCTGCAGGAAACACTCAATAGTCCTGTGTGCCTGAATTTCAGGAGTTTCATTTCTGTTTATGCTCACAGCACTGACCTGAACATGGTAGAAGTGCATGTGCTGGGTAAAGCTGCAGTGCTTGTCAACCAGAAAACAGAACCTTCTTTTCTCTTCAAGGAGAGCTTCTCTGCAGCCTTCTGCAATAAATCTCTGAATATCGCTTTGTCGAGAGGTCACGGTTTCCAAATactgagggaaaaaggggaaaaaagaatcaCACAGAGCCTCTGAGTTTTGTTTGATGCTATATCCAATCAGTTAAGTAAACTCTAAAAGCCTTAGAAAAAGCTTTTGGAAAGGCAAGGTGGGATAAGGTGGCTCCGTTTCTGAGTCCCTCTCTTTTCCTGCACAGATCTGACTTCCCTGATCTCATCAGGTGAATGTATATTGTCCCTACAGGCAATTAACAGCCTATTTAGGGGTTGTGAGGGGGGCGTCTGTGGTGTGTGTTCAAATTAGACCAATGACCTTTGTCTGCACCACCGCAGCTGCATTTATTCACACAAAGCTGTGATCAATCTCTGCTTCATTTAGGAGGGAGGGAAATGAGTTACTAAAAAGACTGAACTATATTTATCTAGATTATGAGGATTCATTAAATGCTAATCCTTGAACTCAGACCTTCAAAAAACCCTCAAGTCTTATGAAAGCAGGTTAAAAGACAGGCAGTAAAAAATAGGAGCTCCTGTTACCTGCACTTACTGTACTGTGTTATACACAGAGAGTGAtttctttgaaaattaaaatagatatggagaaaaaaatatataagctAGCAGGAAGTACAAGTGTCACgcaaataaaaatatcaatGGCAAGTATTTTCAGAGAGACACACGACAATGAGAATCTGATTTACTAATTTTAAACCAGTTTCTCTTCAGTGTCTTGCCATTTCAGATTTCACCTCAAGATGGCAATGCTGGATTGAGGGCAGTAGGAAAGGCAGTAACACAAGCTGGCACTGCCTACTTAGGGAAATTATAGCAAATTACTACTGAATTTGCATAGTTTAGCTGGATCCCTGTGTAGAGCTCTGCATAAAGGTGCAGTTACAGATCAATTATTGGTCAAGGGATGAAATCTAGGAACCAGAAGTCTCTGAATATGTACACTGGAGCAGAGAGAGCtcaactgcagctgcagcacaaacTCTAGGAGTGCCTTCAGCACACAACAGCTTTGAGGAACCATTAAATTTTTCTGTTGACCAGTTCCATACCGGGAAAGAAACAAATAAGAGACAGTGCACTGACCTCCATTTCTTTGTGCTCATACTTTGTTACATTTCGCGCTCCttggcttttccttctgatttttttcagctcagCCTGAGACTTCTCTAAAGAATccagtttgtttctgtgttcagtTTGGTACCTTTTTAAAGTTGCCTGCAATCAAAGCATTTACATCATTTCATAATGCAGTCAGCCTTGTATCTGGGTAAGGGACTGAAAAGCATTACTGTGATCTCAGATATTGTTCACACACCCCAAATGACTTCAGCAACTGCTGTCGTTTTATAAGGAGCTGTGAAGTCATACAGGGGTTCCCTTTTTAACTTAAATTAAGCATGAAGATTTTGGCcatctttatatatataaagtGCATTTCTATTGAAATTTGTATCAATTAATTAAATCTTGGGAAACAACATCTAAAAAAATTCTTTGACTAGCAAGAGACAAATAAAATAGGAGTTTTAGAACTGAATGTACTTACAGTCATATATTTTACATCCAGGTCTGTTTTCTTCTCCAGTTCAGCTATAATTTCTTTATGGAATTTTTTgaactttaaaaacaaataaattaaggGTTATTCAAAATTGGCAAAAGTAGTTTATAATTTCACAATCAAAATGAATTAGAAGAAATAATTTGACTTACACTCTCCTCTAGACTGTCATTAAGTTTCTTGTGTGTTCTTGAGATCTCTACCAGAACTTGGCCTGTTGATAAACACACAACTATATTGGTTTCTTTCTTAGACTTCTGAAGTTAGTTAACAAAGAGCagtaataaaatacatttaactAAATACTCATTAATGGTTATATTTAGGAGGGGTAGGAAATTTCTTGCTATTGCtcaccacagcagctgaaatgAATAATTTACTCTGGCCACAGACAAACAAGCAGTTCATAAGTGATAGCAGAATAACTAATCATGCATTGTTATGCAAAAGAGCCCTGGAGTGCCAGGAAATACCTCCTTctctccagagcagctcctgttcAGCTTTAGTTAACAACCCCTTTTTGTGCCAAGTCAGAGAATAGCACACAAGTTGTTACTACCCAAATAGCTGCTATCCATTCCGTAGTCTGAAAACTAAACTTCAATGTTTATTAAGTTACTGCACCTTCAGAGTCAACAAAGCAGCCTTTCAGTTCCCTCACTGCACACCTGCTAAAACAGACCTGATCCACACAAATTCCCACCGGTGCTGCATTAACCAACAGCCAAGGCAAAGGCAAAGCAGATTGCTCAGCATCCCAACAGACCCTGAATATCCCATCCTGCTCTGCACAGACTGGGCACAagctcacccagcccagccaggactgTGGGCAGCTGGAAGCTGAACTGTTCCATTGTGCTTCAGGAGGATACAGAGGGAACATCCCTCCGTCTCTGGGTGTGGCTGTACGTGCCGAGCAGTGCGAGCTGCAGCCAGCCACATCACCCTGCCTGCTCCCGGCCACGTCAGCCCCACGCCCTTGGTGCCCTGGCACGGGCACACAGAGTGCCAGCCCTGTCTGGGAggtggcagcactgctgggggagcagctggAAGGGCCCAGTTTGACTGCACCCAAATCAGAGCAGCcgctgctgccagagctgaaCTGCTGGGATCGCGATCAGATCCAAGCTGGGTTGCATGTGGAAGCCTTGACTAGAAATGTGTTTTCTTGGCACTCCATTTGCATGGCAGGCCTGGCAGGTTCAGTTTGACAGCTGGTTCCCTGGCACATCTCCTCCAGTGATCCTTGTATCCCTCAATCACCCTTGCAGCTGTCCCACCTGGATTTGCCACAGGTacctgcagctgtgctgtcctcgggcacaggcagggctgcagagtgACCACAGTTCTGTAATTcctgcacagcactggcagTCACTGCCTGGGACTGTGTGTCCCTCCTACTTCCATCTTATGCAATTCTAGTTTCCTTTTTTGAGCCAAAATAGAAAGGATGCATCAAGTGCTCAACATGCCATCCATATTCTTTGAGAACCCCTGAACAAAATCTTATCATCCCATAATGCTTCATATCGTTCAGCTTTTCAGAAAAGCTCCCAAAAGATGccagtaattaaaaaaactgGCTCAATAAATGAATGACAGAACTCCTAATGAGAACCTTCTCATCAGCTCAGACATCCAAGCCTGTCTCCCCAAAGAGCAGGCTGGTGACTTGGTCACCTTCTCAGGCAGAAGCATCCCCATGTCCATGGATGTGTTACCACCTTTCTCCCTTCTAATTTGTCATTCTCCAGTTACATCATCTCAAAATCTTATCTTCTTTGAAATGAGAACCACATCTCTTGTGAAGCAGCATGGCACAGCAGATTTTCAACTAAATCTTATAAAATGTGGGTCTGCTTTGTTGTTTATGGGGAAACATCAGGTGGTAGAGGAGGAAACACACGTCTCTCCTGGCTTTTCAGGAATCCCTCTTCCTGCTCCAGTGCCCACCCCTACCTTTCTTTGCACAACAGACTGCAGGACACTTAGAGGAAAGAACTGGAATGCAATGAGAACAGACAGCCCCTTGGCTAGGAAGAAAAGGAATTCACAGTCACAGAGACAGAGgagggccttttttttttttaatatatatagtTTTTCTGAGTTCTGTACAGCCCACAGAGtgctgtggttttttggttCCTATTTAAGTTGCTGGTGACTACAGCAATAGAAATACTATGAGAAGTGAGAGGTGCTATAATAATTAGTTACTTACATGCAATAGAAAAGTAAATACAATTAGTTACACAAACACTCAAAGTAACAGAGGTGAGCAGTGTTATTTTAAGGCTCCAGAAGTGAATGCACTTTGGTTCCTACTCTTTCTGTTTCACCAACTCAACTCAAAATATACATTTTAGACTGTAATGGGTTTTAAAGTTAGAAGAGTTTTGTGAATACTTATCTACaacttaaaaaggaaaatgctgataaaagaaagcaggaaaaatgatcaagaaatacaaacaaaatTACAAAGTTTGT carries:
- the BAIAP2L1 gene encoding brain-specific angiogenesis inhibitor 1-associated protein 2-like protein 1 — encoded protein: MSRDPEEVNKLTENTYKNVMEQFNPGLRNLINLGKNYEKAVNVMVVAGRAYYDSLAKIGDISADSPVSKELGQVLVEISRTHKKLNDSLEESFKKFHKEIIAELEKKTDLDVKYMTATLKRYQTEHRNKLDSLEKSQAELKKIRRKSQGARNVTKYEHKEMEYLETVTSRQSDIQRFIAEGCREALLEEKRRFCFLVDKHCSFTQHMHFYHVQCADFLKSKLPGWEEICSDATKVPEKVRMMIDEIRTPGSTPVSGTPQPSPMVKRNTLIGNDFYPHQENASKVPPAPTGRAYTSPLVDMFNNPAAAPKAPSEKLNHSAENSDDASLSRSTSVATGLNIMKRQKVKTIFPHTAGNNKTLLSFAQGDIITLLVAEEKDGWLYGEHDTTRLKGWFPSSYTRPLDESAEEKAFAPVPSPAPIRSVSSVNLVEKGEVVLPPPDYLGAAQTDRRTEPARGAAVKTPSERAEPAGPKPDMNGIIKPPFLSGENPFATVKLRPTVTNDRSAPIIR